A single region of the Stenotrophomonas sp. Marseille-Q4652 genome encodes:
- a CDS encoding GGDEF domain-containing protein, whose translation MSGANAASIANAVDRTGAALATAQIVHAILSPDEFELFARFGRLRRVAAGELLFQRGDCGSSMFVIQSGIVDLDFGEDLVIKYLGPNEFFGELGLLIGDHRRAADARASTDLQLLEIEHEDFQRLVEHDPGLVSYFLRRTIIRVVSNEQILIRQLRRRNHDLETALDNLYTTTHQLTHTEELVRTDELTGLHNRRGLTLYLQDCRTPLHSLPHGLLLIDCDRFKHVNDQHGHLAGDRVLQSLANILRSVVQPDGLACRLGGDEFCLLVTDATVESLEHIAEFILQAVHGLLERTQPVPRICPVSIGVSLLDPAQDWSDWYAQADSALYEAKRLGGNRMHWAVPGNRGD comes from the coding sequence ATGAGTGGCGCCAACGCTGCTTCCATAGCCAATGCAGTCGACAGGACTGGCGCCGCCCTGGCGACGGCGCAGATCGTGCACGCCATCCTGTCCCCGGACGAGTTCGAGCTGTTCGCGCGCTTTGGCCGTCTACGACGCGTCGCCGCCGGCGAGCTGCTGTTCCAGCGCGGCGACTGCGGCAGTTCCATGTTCGTCATCCAGTCCGGCATCGTCGACCTGGATTTCGGCGAGGACCTGGTCATCAAGTACCTGGGCCCGAATGAATTCTTCGGCGAGCTTGGCCTGCTGATCGGCGACCACCGCCGCGCCGCCGACGCCCGCGCCTCCACCGACCTGCAGTTGCTGGAGATCGAGCACGAGGACTTCCAGCGGCTGGTCGAGCACGACCCTGGCCTGGTGTCCTACTTCCTGCGCCGCACCATCATCCGCGTGGTGTCCAACGAACAGATTCTGATCCGGCAGTTGCGCCGCCGCAACCACGACCTGGAAACGGCGCTGGACAACCTCTACACCACCACCCACCAGCTCACCCATACCGAGGAGCTGGTGCGGACCGATGAGCTGACCGGCCTGCACAACCGCCGCGGCCTGACCCTGTACCTGCAGGATTGCCGCACGCCGTTGCACTCGCTGCCGCACGGCCTGCTGCTGATCGACTGCGACCGCTTCAAGCACGTCAACGACCAGCACGGCCACCTGGCCGGCGACCGCGTGCTGCAGTCGCTGGCCAACATCCTGCGTTCGGTGGTGCAGCCCGATGGCCTGGCCTGCCGGCTCGGCGGCGACGAATTCTGCCTGCTGGTCACCGATGCCACGGTCGAATCGCTGGAACACATCGCCGAATTCATCCTGCAGGCGGTCCATGGCCTGCTGGAACGCACGCAGCCCGTGCCGCGCATCTGCCCGGTCAGCATCGGCGTCAGCCTGCTCGACCCGGCGCAGGACTGGAGCGACTGGTACGCCCAGGCCGACAGCGCGCTGTACGAGGCCAAGCGCCTGGGGGGCAACCGCATGCACTGGGCCGTACCAGGGAACCGGGGTGACTGA
- the dcp gene encoding peptidyl-dipeptidase Dcp encodes MSRTVVLAAAISLALAACSGKESTPVSDTQNPPAQQPADASTNPLLSASTLPFQAPPFDRIQDSHYLPAFEEGMRQHLAQVRQIADNPEPASFANTIEALERSGETLTRVSRIFFGLVQADTNDARQQIQEEVAPRLAAHGDEINLDPKLFARVKAVYDQRAEAGLDAVQQRLVERYYDGMVRAGAELSDADKATMRQLNVEETTLSTQFHNRLVAATAAAAVVVDDRAKLAGLDEDALNTAAADAKARNLEGRYLLPLQNTTQQPVLVSLADREQRAAVLKASETRAERGDANDTRQIVQRLAQLRAQKARLLGFENYAAYSLGDQMAKTPAAALKLLTDTVPAATAKARGKLAEIQKVIDAQNGGFKAAASDWDYYAEQVRKAQYDLDEAQIKPYFEMENVLHNGVFFAATQLYGITFKPRTDIPTYHPDMKVYEVFDRDGTSLALFYTDYYKRDSKSGGAWMDVFVEQDGLAGTRPVVYNVCNFTKPAAGQPALLSWDDVTTMFHEFGHALHGMFSAVKYPSLAGTNTSRDFVEFPSQFNEHWALDPKVFANYARHYRTGEAMPQELVDRIVKARTFNQGYATTEYLSAALLDLAWHTLPADAPLQDVGTFEAEALKRYKVDLPQVPPRYRTTYFDHIWGGGYSAGYYAYFWAEVLDHDAFQWFKEHGGLTAANGQAFREQVLSRGNSVELAKLYRDFRGKDPSVEPLLENRGLK; translated from the coding sequence ATGTCACGTACCGTAGTACTGGCCGCCGCCATCAGCCTTGCGCTGGCGGCCTGTTCCGGCAAGGAGTCCACCCCCGTGTCCGATACCCAGAACCCGCCGGCGCAGCAGCCGGCCGATGCCTCGACCAATCCGCTGCTGAGCGCCAGCACGCTGCCGTTCCAGGCGCCGCCGTTCGACCGCATTCAGGACAGCCACTACCTGCCGGCCTTCGAGGAAGGCATGCGCCAGCATCTGGCGCAGGTGCGCCAGATCGCCGACAACCCCGAGCCGGCCAGCTTCGCCAATACCATCGAGGCGCTGGAGCGCAGTGGCGAGACCCTGACCCGCGTGTCGCGCATCTTCTTCGGCCTCGTGCAGGCCGATACCAACGACGCGCGCCAGCAGATCCAGGAAGAAGTGGCGCCCAGGCTGGCCGCGCACGGTGACGAGATCAACCTCGACCCGAAGCTGTTTGCGCGGGTGAAGGCCGTCTACGACCAGCGTGCCGAGGCCGGGCTCGACGCCGTGCAGCAGCGTCTGGTCGAGCGCTACTACGACGGCATGGTGCGCGCCGGTGCGGAGCTGTCCGACGCCGACAAGGCCACCATGCGCCAGCTCAACGTGGAGGAGACCACGCTCTCCACCCAGTTCCACAACCGTCTGGTCGCTGCGACCGCGGCCGCAGCGGTGGTGGTGGACGACAGGGCGAAACTGGCCGGGCTGGACGAGGATGCGCTCAATACCGCCGCGGCCGACGCCAAGGCCCGGAACCTCGAGGGCAGATACCTGCTGCCGCTACAGAACACCACCCAGCAGCCGGTGCTGGTGTCGCTGGCCGATCGCGAGCAGCGCGCCGCCGTGCTCAAGGCTTCGGAAACCCGCGCCGAGCGCGGCGATGCCAATGACACGCGGCAGATCGTGCAGCGCCTGGCCCAGCTGCGCGCGCAGAAGGCCAGGCTGCTCGGTTTCGAGAACTACGCCGCCTACAGCCTTGGTGACCAGATGGCCAAGACCCCGGCCGCGGCACTGAAGCTGCTGACCGACACCGTGCCGGCGGCCACCGCCAAGGCCCGCGGTAAACTGGCCGAGATCCAGAAGGTGATCGACGCGCAGAACGGTGGCTTCAAGGCCGCCGCCTCGGACTGGGACTACTACGCCGAGCAGGTGCGCAAGGCCCAGTACGACCTGGACGAGGCGCAGATCAAGCCGTACTTCGAGATGGAGAACGTGCTGCACAACGGCGTGTTCTTCGCCGCCACGCAGCTGTACGGCATCACCTTCAAGCCACGCACCGACATCCCGACCTATCACCCGGACATGAAGGTGTACGAGGTGTTCGACCGGGACGGCACCTCGCTCGCGCTGTTCTATACCGACTACTACAAGCGCGACAGCAAGTCCGGTGGCGCGTGGATGGACGTGTTCGTCGAGCAGGATGGCCTGGCCGGTACCAGGCCGGTGGTCTACAACGTCTGCAACTTCACCAAGCCCGCAGCCGGCCAGCCGGCGTTGCTGAGCTGGGACGACGTGACCACGATGTTCCATGAGTTCGGCCATGCGCTGCACGGCATGTTCTCGGCGGTGAAGTACCCGTCGCTGGCAGGCACCAACACCTCGCGCGATTTCGTCGAGTTCCCCTCGCAGTTCAACGAACACTGGGCGCTGGATCCCAAGGTGTTCGCCAACTACGCCAGGCACTACAGGACCGGCGAAGCGATGCCGCAGGAGCTGGTGGACAGGATCGTCAAGGCGCGCACCTTCAACCAGGGCTATGCCACCACCGAGTACCTGTCGGCCGCGCTGCTGGACCTGGCCTGGCATACGCTGCCGGCCGATGCGCCGTTGCAGGACGTGGGCACGTTCGAGGCCGAGGCGCTCAAGCGCTACAAGGTCGACCTGCCGCAGGTGCCGCCGCGGTACCGCACCACCTACTTCGACCACATCTGGGGTGGCGGCTATTCGGCCGGTTACTACGCCTACTTCTGGGCCGAGGTGCTCGACCACGATGCATTCCAGTGGTTCAAGGAGCATGGCGGGCTGACCGCTGCCAACGGACAGGCGTTCCGCGAGCAGGTGCTCTCGCGCGGCAACAGTGTCGAGCTTGCGAAGCTCTACCGCGATTTCCGCGGCAAGGACCCGAGCGTCGAACCGCTGCTGGAAAACCGCGGCCTGAAGTAA
- the aceB gene encoding malate synthase A yields MSAVAAPAGPVAESPTPGITLTQQIAGQATLLPAGALALLVSLHRAVEKERQARLAARRERQAFFDQGGLPDFRADTAAIREADWTVAPLPEALQDRRVEITGPTDPKMVINALNSGAKVFMADFEDSTSPTWANVLAGQQAMIGAVRGDLEYTAPNGKHYSLRPFEEQAVLIVRPRGWHLDEKHVLVDGQPIAGGLFDAAVFAFHNARTLMCKQRGPFFYLPKLQSMEEAALWETALSHIEGMLGLPHGQMKVTVLIETLPAVFEMDEILYVLRDRIVGLNCGRWDYIFSYLKTFRRHADKVLPERGQVTMTQPFLKAYSELLIRTCHRRGAHAMGGMAAQIPINHDAAANEQAMARVRADKLREVTAGHDGTWVAHPALIPVAKAIFDEHMPTPNQHHVLRRDVEVSRDDLITAPAGTITRAGFENNVEVCVRYLAAWLAGNGCVPIHNLMEDAATAEISRSQIWQWLHVGGLHLDDGTAIDLALLESTLRALPARLGDTSGLPGGDRIEKAIALLDELSRADELADFLTLPAYRQID; encoded by the coding sequence ATGTCAGCCGTTGCAGCCCCCGCCGGCCCGGTCGCCGAGAGTCCGACCCCGGGCATCACCCTGACCCAGCAGATCGCCGGTCAGGCCACGCTGCTCCCGGCCGGTGCGCTCGCGCTTCTGGTATCGCTGCACCGCGCAGTGGAGAAGGAGCGCCAGGCCCGGCTGGCGGCGCGCCGCGAGCGCCAGGCGTTCTTCGACCAGGGCGGCCTGCCGGACTTCCGCGCCGATACCGCCGCCATCCGCGAGGCTGACTGGACCGTGGCCCCGCTGCCGGAGGCCTTGCAGGACCGCCGCGTCGAGATCACCGGCCCGACCGACCCGAAGATGGTGATCAACGCCCTGAACTCCGGTGCCAAGGTGTTCATGGCCGACTTCGAGGATTCGACCTCGCCGACCTGGGCCAACGTGCTGGCCGGGCAGCAGGCAATGATCGGTGCGGTGCGCGGCGACCTGGAGTACACCGCCCCCAATGGCAAGCACTACAGCCTGCGTCCGTTCGAGGAGCAGGCGGTGCTGATCGTGCGTCCGCGCGGCTGGCACCTGGACGAGAAGCACGTGCTGGTCGACGGCCAGCCGATCGCCGGTGGCTTGTTCGATGCGGCGGTGTTCGCCTTCCACAACGCCCGCACGCTGATGTGCAAGCAGCGCGGCCCGTTCTTCTACCTGCCCAAGCTGCAGTCGATGGAAGAAGCCGCGCTGTGGGAAACCGCGCTGTCGCACATCGAGGGCATGCTCGGCCTGCCGCACGGCCAGATGAAGGTCACCGTGCTGATCGAGACCCTGCCGGCGGTGTTCGAGATGGACGAGATCCTGTACGTCCTGCGTGACCGCATCGTCGGCCTGAACTGCGGCCGCTGGGACTACATCTTCTCCTACCTGAAGACCTTCCGTCGCCACGCCGACAAGGTGCTGCCCGAGCGCGGCCAGGTCACCATGACCCAGCCGTTCCTGAAGGCCTACTCGGAACTGCTGATCAGGACCTGCCACCGCCGTGGCGCCCACGCCATGGGCGGCATGGCCGCGCAGATCCCGATCAACCACGACGCCGCCGCCAACGAGCAGGCGATGGCCCGGGTGCGCGCGGACAAGCTGCGCGAGGTCACTGCCGGCCACGACGGCACCTGGGTTGCGCATCCGGCGCTGATCCCGGTGGCGAAGGCCATTTTCGACGAGCACATGCCCACGCCGAACCAGCACCACGTGCTGCGCCGCGACGTGGAGGTCAGCCGCGATGACCTGATCACCGCGCCGGCCGGCACCATCACCCGCGCCGGCTTCGAGAACAACGTCGAGGTCTGCGTGCGCTACCTGGCCGCCTGGCTGGCCGGCAACGGCTGCGTGCCGATCCACAACCTGATGGAGGACGCGGCCACCGCCGAAATCAGCCGCAGCCAGATCTGGCAGTGGCTGCACGTCGGTGGGCTGCACCTGGACGACGGCACCGCCATCGATCTGGCCCTGCTGGAGTCGACCCTGCGTGCGTTGCCGGCCCGCCTGGGCGATACCAGCGGCCTGCCGGGCGGCGACCGCATCGAAAAAGCCATCGCCCTGCTCGATGAGCTCAGTCGCGCCGACGAGCTGGCCGACTTCCTCACCCTTCCCGCCTACCGACAGATCGACTGA
- a CDS encoding LysR family transcriptional regulator: MSTKHSPSPRFSYKSDRLKPLRAFCQTVRLGSVSRASEALFVSQPAVSQQLQALERELGVVLFERSGRRLVPSREGQLLYEMAQPLVESIDGLEASFRDKVRGLDAGELNIAANSSTILYLLPKIVERFRQRHPTVRLTLHNAISADGTDLLRSDAADLAVGSMMDVPADLSYAPVYRFQQVLIAPPDHPLTARRHITLEDLSPYPLVLPPRRQITWRLVDLVFQQHRVPYTVALEVGGWEVIKQYVAMGMGISIVPALCLNDGDRDKLAIRTMDDYFPARSYGVVVRKGKFLSPQARAFVELIQPDLFAPRSYDDTGHSDR, from the coding sequence ATGTCGACCAAGCACTCCCCAAGTCCTCGTTTTTCCTACAAATCCGACCGGCTCAAGCCGCTGCGGGCGTTCTGCCAGACGGTGCGCCTGGGGTCGGTTTCGCGTGCCTCGGAGGCCCTGTTCGTCAGCCAGCCGGCAGTGAGCCAGCAGCTGCAGGCCCTGGAACGGGAACTGGGGGTCGTGCTGTTCGAGCGATCGGGCCGGCGCCTGGTGCCCAGCCGCGAGGGCCAGCTGCTGTACGAGATGGCGCAGCCGCTGGTGGAGAGCATCGACGGGCTGGAGGCCAGCTTCCGCGACAAGGTCCGCGGACTGGATGCGGGCGAGCTCAATATCGCCGCCAATTCCTCGACGATCCTTTATTTATTGCCGAAGATCGTTGAGCGGTTCCGGCAGCGGCACCCCACCGTGCGGCTCACCCTGCACAACGCGATCAGCGCCGACGGCACCGATCTGCTGCGCAGCGATGCCGCCGACCTGGCGGTAGGTTCGATGATGGACGTGCCGGCCGACCTGTCCTATGCGCCGGTGTACCGCTTCCAGCAGGTGCTCATCGCCCCGCCGGACCATCCGCTCACCGCGCGCAGGCACATCACCCTGGAGGACCTGTCGCCGTACCCGCTGGTGCTGCCGCCGCGGCGCCAGATCACCTGGCGCCTGGTCGACCTGGTGTTCCAGCAGCACCGCGTGCCCTACACCGTGGCGCTGGAGGTCGGTGGCTGGGAGGTGATCAAGCAGTACGTGGCCATGGGCATGGGCATCTCCATCGTCCCGGCGCTGTGCCTGAACGATGGCGACCGCGACAAGCTGGCGATCCGGACCATGGACGATTACTTCCCGGCGCGCAGCTACGGGGTGGTGGTGCGCAAGGGCAAGTTCCTGTCGCCCCAGGCCCGCGCCTTCGTCGAGCTGATCCAGCCGGACCTGTTCGCCCCGCGCAGCTACGACGACACCGGGCATTCGGACCGCTGA
- the aceA gene encoding isocitrate lyase: MSKLPTAAEIQKDWDTNPRWAGITRNYTAEDVVRLRGTVHIEHSLARLGAEKLWKYLHEKDFVNALGALTGNQAMQQVKAGLNAIYLSGWQVAADANLAGQMYPDQSLYPADSVPAVVKRINNTLLRADQLHHAEGKDGIDFLQPIVADAEAGFGGVLNAFELMKAMIEAGAAGVHFEDQLASVKKCGHMGGKVLVPTREAVEKLNAARLAADVMGVPTLLVARTDAEAADLLTSDIDPNDQSFTTGERTPEGFYRTRNGLDQAISRGLAYAPYADLVWCETGKPDLEFARKFAEAIHAKFPGKLLAYNCSPSFNWKKNLDDETIAKFQKEIASYGYKFQFITLAGFHSLNYSMFNLAHGYARRQMSAFVELQEAEFAAAEKGFTAVKHQREVGTGYFDAVTQAIQQGQSSTTALTGSTEEEQFHGEEVH, translated from the coding sequence ATGAGCAAGCTGCCGACCGCCGCCGAAATCCAGAAGGACTGGGACACCAATCCGCGCTGGGCGGGCATCACCCGCAACTACACCGCCGAGGACGTCGTGCGCCTGCGCGGCACCGTCCACATCGAGCATTCGCTGGCCCGGCTGGGTGCCGAGAAGCTGTGGAAGTACCTGCACGAGAAGGACTTCGTCAACGCGCTGGGCGCGCTGACCGGCAACCAGGCCATGCAGCAGGTCAAGGCCGGCCTGAACGCGATCTACCTGTCCGGCTGGCAGGTGGCCGCCGACGCCAACCTGGCCGGGCAGATGTACCCGGACCAGTCGCTGTATCCGGCCGACTCGGTGCCGGCGGTGGTCAAGCGCATCAACAACACCCTGCTGCGCGCCGACCAGCTGCACCACGCCGAAGGCAAGGACGGGATCGATTTCCTGCAGCCGATCGTGGCTGATGCCGAAGCCGGCTTCGGCGGCGTGCTCAACGCCTTTGAACTGATGAAGGCGATGATCGAGGCCGGTGCCGCCGGCGTGCACTTCGAGGACCAGCTGGCCTCGGTGAAGAAGTGCGGCCACATGGGTGGCAAGGTGCTGGTGCCGACCCGCGAGGCGGTGGAGAAGCTCAACGCCGCGCGCCTGGCCGCCGACGTGATGGGCGTGCCGACCCTGCTGGTCGCCCGCACCGACGCCGAGGCTGCCGACCTGCTGACCAGCGACATCGACCCGAACGACCAGTCGTTCACCACCGGCGAGCGCACCCCGGAAGGTTTCTACCGCACCCGCAATGGCCTGGATCAGGCCATCAGCCGCGGCCTGGCCTACGCGCCCTACGCCGACCTGGTGTGGTGCGAGACCGGCAAGCCGGACCTGGAGTTCGCCCGCAAGTTCGCCGAGGCCATCCACGCGAAGTTCCCGGGCAAGCTGCTGGCCTACAACTGCTCGCCGAGCTTCAACTGGAAGAAGAACCTGGACGACGAAACCATCGCCAAATTCCAGAAGGAAATCGCCAGCTACGGCTACAAGTTCCAGTTCATCACCCTGGCCGGTTTCCACTCGCTGAACTACTCGATGTTCAACCTGGCCCACGGCTATGCCCGCCGCCAGATGAGCGCCTTCGTCGAGCTGCAGGAAGCGGAGTTCGCCGCGGCCGAGAAGGGCTTCACCGCGGTCAAGCACCAGCGCGAGGTCGGCACCGGCTACTTCGACGCGGTGACCCAGGCCATCCAGCAGGGCCAGTCCTCGACCACGGCGCTGACCGGTTCCACCGAGGAAGAGCAGTTCCACGGCGAAGAAGTCCACTAA